One Acidobacteriota bacterium DNA window includes the following coding sequences:
- a CDS encoding serine/threonine protein phosphatase has translation MSSQAHSSAEPRTDRVQQFLVEVADVINTTLDLDTLLKRVAEVIQRYLDYEIFAILLLNDKTQELRMRFEAGHQPGIKEKLRVKVGEGITGTAV, from the coding sequence ATGTCATCCCAAGCCCATTCTTCGGCGGAGCCGCGCACCGACCGCGTGCAGCAGTTCCTGGTCGAGGTTGCGGACGTGATCAACACCACGCTCGACCTCGATACCCTGCTCAAGCGCGTGGCGGAGGTGATCCAGCGCTATCTCGACTACGAGATCTTCGCCATCCTGCTGCTCAACGACAAGACCCAGGAGCTGCGCATGCGCTTCGAGGCCGGCCATCAGCCGGGGATAAAGGAAAAGCTGCGCGTGAAGGTGGGCGAGGGCATCACCGGCACCGCCGTAC
- the deoC gene encoding deoxyribose-phosphate aldolase: MARLLDSTLLKPDTTRDQVIALCEEAARFEMATVFVHPSYVALAFDGLRGSSTKVGTPVGFPLGAALTTTKRFEATEALRLGARELDMVMNIGALRSGDRKLVELDIRGVAEVTHGGGALLKVILETPLLALEEKIIACELCVLAGADFVKTCTGFAGGGATVDDILLMRGVVGERARVKAAGGIRTAADVNRMLQAGADRIGTSAAAHILRELGAS; the protein is encoded by the coding sequence GTGGCGCGCCTCCTCGATTCCACCCTGCTCAAACCTGACACTACGCGTGACCAGGTGATCGCGCTCTGCGAAGAGGCGGCGCGCTTCGAGATGGCGACCGTTTTCGTCCATCCCAGCTATGTTGCGTTGGCATTCGATGGGTTGCGTGGAAGCTCGACCAAGGTCGGCACGCCGGTAGGGTTTCCGCTGGGCGCTGCGCTCACCACCACCAAACGGTTTGAGGCGACAGAGGCCCTGCGCCTGGGCGCGCGCGAACTCGACATGGTGATGAACATCGGGGCGCTGCGCTCCGGCGACCGGAAGCTGGTGGAGCTGGACATCCGCGGCGTGGCCGAGGTCACGCACGGCGGCGGCGCGCTGCTCAAGGTCATCCTGGAGACGCCGCTGCTGGCGCTGGAAGAAAAGATCATCGCGTGCGAGCTGTGCGTGCTGGCGGGCGCCGATTTTGTGAAGACGTGCACCGGTTTCGCCGGCGGCGGCGCCACCGTTGACGACATCCTGCTGATGCGGGGCGTGGTCGGAGAGCGCGCGCGGGTGAAGGCGGCGGGCGGTATCCGCACGGCCGCTGACGTCAACCGCATGCTGCAGGCGGGGGCCGACCGCATCGGCACCTCGGCTGCCGCGCACATCCTGCGCGAACTGGGCGCCAGTTAG